The sequence CGGCAGGTCGACGGCGGCGACGATCGCGGCGACGACCTCCGGCTCGTTGGCGCGGATCGCCGCGCCGCCGCCGGCGACGGCCGACCGCGCGAGCCGCACCAGCGTGGAGGTCTCCCGCATCGGGTCGCCGGGGGGCGCCTGGCAGGACACGATCAGCTTGCCCTGGAGAGTGGTGGCCAGTTCCTGTGCGCTCATCGGAGAGCTCCCGGGTGGTGGAGGGGAAGGGTGGTGGTGAGGGCGGCGGCGCCGAGCACGGCCGCGTCGTGGCCGAACAGCGGGGCGCGCGGTACGAGCCCGCGCAGCGGCCCCATCAGCTCGGCGGCGAAGGCGGCGCGCAGGGCGTCCTCGTACAGCGCGCCGATGCGCGGGACGCCGCCGCCGACGACGACCCGGTCGGGGCCGAGCGCGTTGGCGAGCCCGCCGAGGACGTGGCCCGCGGCCGCCGCGCCCGTGGTGATGGCGGTGACGGCGTCGGCGTCGCCTTCGGCGGCGCGGGCGGCGACGGTCTCCAGACGGTCCACGGGGGCACCGGTCAGCCGGGCGTAGTGGGCGGCGATGCCCGGCCCGGACGCGATGACCTCCAGATGGCCGGTGGCCCCGCAGGTGCAGGGCAGCCGGGCCGCCTCCGGGCTCGGCAGATGGCCGAGGTGCCCGGCGATGCCGGAGGCGCCGTGCAGCATCCGCCCGTCGGACGCGAGGGCGCCGCCGACGCCGGTGCCGATGGCCGCGAACAGCAGGGAGGCGTGCTCGTTGCCCTCGGCGCGCAGCGCGTCGAGCTCGGGGCCCGCGGTGGCGCGTACGTCGTTGTCGCAGGCCACCGCGTAGCCCGTACGGTCGGCCAGGCCGGCGCCCAGCGCGGTGCCGGCCCAGCCGCGGAGCGAGTCCGTGGCGCTGGTGACCATGCCGCTGCGGGGGTCGATCACCCCGGCCGCCGCGATGCCGAGCACGGCGGCGCGGCGGCCCGGGTCGACCTCGGCGGCGGCCGCCGCCAGCGCGTCGAGCACCGCGTCGGCGCCCTCCTGGGCCGGGGTGGGCCTGCTGTGCCGGGCCAGGACCGCGCCGTCCGCGCCGAACAGCGCGGCGGCGATCTTCGTACCGCCCAGGTCGAGGCCGACGACGGGGCCCGGTGCCGGACGCGTCATCGGACCGGCGGCAGACCGGCGTCGCGCAGCCGTCCGGAGACGAACGCGACGGACTCCGCGGACAGCTGGATCTGCGGGAAGGCGGTGTCGCCGCACGCGATGACGCCGAGCAGCTGAAGCGCCGCCTTGAACGAGCCGAGCGCCGAGGAGCTGCGGCCCATGTCCGCCTCGGGGCCGGCGTCGACCATCGCGAACAGCTCGGTCAGCCGCTCCTGCTCCTTGGCGGCCGGCGTCCAGTCCCCGGCGCGCGCGGCGTCGTAGAGCCGTACGTAACCGGCCGGGTCCACGTTGCCGAGACCGGGGACGACCCCGTCGGCGCCGGCCAGCAGGGCCGCGTCCACGGTCAGTTCGGAACCGGTGAGGATGCTGAACTCCGGGACCGGGCCGTGCGCGCGGCCCTCGCGGCCGCCGAGCTCCACCACGAGCCTGCGCAGCCCGCCCTCGTCGCCGCTGCTGTCCTTGAGCCCGGCCAGCGTGCCGTCCTCGGCCAGCTCACGGACCAGGGCCGCCGAGAGCTTGCTCTGCACGGAGACCGGGAGGTCGTACGCGAACAGCGGCAGGTCCACATCGGCGCGCAGCCGGCGGAAGTGGGCGGCGATCTCCCTGGGGTGGGTGCGGGTGTAGAACGGCGCGGTCGCGACCAGGGCGTCGGCGCCCAGTGCGGCGGCGGCCCTGGCGTGCTCGGTGACCCGGGGGGTGGTGGTGTCGATGACTCCGGCCAGGACCGGGACGCGGCCGTCGGTGGCGTTGACGACGGTCTCCAGGACCGTGGCACGCTGCTCGTCGGTGAGGTAGGCGACCTCGCTGGTGGAGCCGAGCGCGAACAGTCCGTGCACGCCGCCGCCGATGAGGTGCTCGACGAGCCGGACGAGGGACGCGGTGTCGACCTCCCCCCGGGGGTCGAGCGGGGTGCAGACCGGCGGGACGACGCCGCGCAGCGGTGCGGTCAGAGACATGGTGGAAGGCTCCAGCTGTTCGGGATGCCGGTCCGGGGCCGAACGGCTACCCGGATCGAGACGTGAGACGTAAGATGTCCTATGTCTGCTTCACCTTAATCAGATGCTCCTGCGACCGGTCAAGGGGCAAAGGCACCTCGGGAGGACGTTGTGGCGCGGCCCACCATGGCTCAGGACATCGAGCGCAGAATCAAGGAACTCATCCTGGAGCGCCGCCTCGCACCGGGCGACGCCCTGCCCACCGAGGCCGAGCTGATGGACCTCTTCGAGGCCGGCCGGGTCTCCGTGCGGGAGGCCCTGAAGTCGCTCCAGGCGGTCAATGTCGTGGAGATCCGCCGGGGTTACGGGACCTTCGTGGGCTCGCTCTCGCTGTCACCGTTCGCCGAGGGGCTGGCCTTCCGCGCGGCCGTCCGCCACCGCCAGGGCGAGCCGGGCCTCGCCGAGCTGATGAGGGTGCGCGAGGCGCTGGAGGCCGGACTCGTCGGGACCGTCGCGGCCGGCGTCCCGGACGAGGACATCGACGTGCTGCGCGGGCTCGTCGAGAAGATGGAGGCGGACGCGGGCGGCGGCCGGGTGGCACGCGCCACGGACCGGGCCTTCCACCTCGCCCTCTACGCCTCGCTCGACAACCACCTGCTCAGCGAGGTGCTCGACGCGTTCTGGGCGGCGATGGACCGGGTGCGCGAGGACTTCGACGACGGCCACCAGGACCCCTGGGTCACCTGCTCCCAGCACCGGGAGATCGTGGAGGCGGTCGCGGCGGCCGACGGCGACCGCGCGGTACGGGCGATGCGCACCCACTTCGACGGCATCCGCGACCGGCTGAACGCCGGCTGAGCGGGCGGCGTCAGGCGGGGGTGCCCGTGACCGCCGTGACCGCCATCCGGACCGCGCGCCCGGACACCGCCGCGTAGTCGTCGCCCGCCTCGATCGCCGTCGTGGCGGCGTTCACGATGCCCTGGAGCAGGACCGCCGTGCGGCGCGGATCGTCCTCGCCCAGCTCGGCGAGCGCGCCGATCAGTGGGGTCAGCAGCTCCGCGTGGGCCCGGCCTGCGCTCTCCCGGACCAGGTTCGCGTCGCGCACCCCGGCCAGCGCCTGCGCGATCCGGTGCTCACCGGTCCGCACCAGCTCCAGCTGTGCGGTCACATAGGCGGCGATCCGCTCCCGGGGCGTGTGCGCGGCCGCCATGCCCGCCCGGATCGCGTCGGTCCAGCGGGGCATCGCGTCCTCGACGACGGCAGCGAGGAGCTCGGGCCGGCCGGGGAAGTACTTGTAGACGCTGTTGCGCGCCAGGCCGGTGGACCGGGCCACCGCCGCGAAGGTCACCGCGTCGGCGTCGCCGCCCTCCAGCAGCTCGCGCGCCGCCCGCACCAGAGCCAGCCGTTGCTGGGCGTGGTGCTCGGCGACCGTGGCGGCGCTGATCCGGGGCATCCGCCCAGTCTAGAAGCCCCTTCGGCCCCAAGGACCCCCCACTTGGGGACGCGGTGTCCCCATCATCTAAGTTAGCGACGCACCGTCCCTAAACCTTCCATGAAGGGAACCGCCGTGTTCCTCGCTCTGCTGGAGCTGCGTGCCGCCCGAGGGCGCTTCGCACTCATGGGATCCGTCGTGGTGCTCGTCGCCGCACTCGTCGGCATCGTCTCCGGTTTCACCACCGGCCTCGGCGACGACACCGTCTCCGCCCTGCGCGGCCTGCCCGCCTCGCACCTCGTCTTCTCGTCCGACGCCCGGTCCGACCAGTTCGCCCGCAGCCTCCTCGACACGAAGACGGCCGACGCCTGGCGCGAGGACGCGGGCACCGACGCCACGCCCCTGGGCGTCTCGATCACCCGCGGCACGACCGACCGGGGCACCGAGGTCGACCTCGCCGCCTTCGGCGTGCAGCCCACCGGCTTCCTCAGCCCCGACGTCACCAGCGGCAGCCGCCTCACCGCGGCCGACGCCGGCACCGTCGTGATCTCCGCCGCCCTCGCCGACGACGGAGTGGCCGTGGGCGACACCCTCGTCATCGACCGGCTCGGCATCGAACTGCGCGTCGTCGGGGCCACCGGACGCCTCAGCTACGGCCATGTGCCCGCCGCCTACGTCCCGCTGAAGACCTGGCAGCGCATCCGGTTCAGCACCCCCGGCGCACCCGCCGCCACCGCCGTCCCCGACCAGTTCAGCGCCCTCGCCCTGCGCTCACCGGCCCACACATCGGCGGCGGACCTGGACGAGCGCCACTCCACCACCACGCTCACCAAGGAAGAGGCGTACGAGGCGGCCCCCGGCTACACCGGCGAACGGGTCACCATGAGCTCGATCCAGGTCTTCCTCTACCTGATCGCCCCGCTCGTCGTCGGCGCCTTCTTCGCCGTGTGGACCGTACAGCGCGGCCCCGAACTCGCACTGCTCCGCGCCCTCGGGGCCTCCCGCAGGCGGCTGCTCGCCCACACCGTCGCCCAGGCGGCCCTGGTCGTGGTGGCCGGCACCGCCGGGGGCGCCGTCCTCGCCGCGGCGGTCGGGCTCCTGGTGGGGGAGCAGGTGCCGTTCAGCCTTCCCGCCACCACCCTCGTCACCACCATGTGCACCGTCGCGGCCGTGGGGCTCGCCGGCACCGCACTGACCCTGCGACGGGTCACCTCCGCCGACCCGCTGACCATGCTGGGAGCCAACCGATGAACGAGCCGACGCGACCCGGGCCCCTCGAACTGGACGGCGTCACCGTCTCCTTCGGGCGGGGCGACACCCGTACCACCGTCTTCGACGGCCTCGGCCTCACCTTCGAACCGGGCGTGATGACGGCCCTCGTGGGCCCGTCCGGCTCCGGCAAGTCCTCGCTCCTGGCCGTGGCGGGCGCCCTGCTGCGGCCCGAGGCGGGCCGGGTCCTGCTGGGGGGCGAGGACCTCGCGGCCCTCACCGACGCCGGGCGCGCCCGGGTACGCCGCGAGAGCATCGGCTACATGTTCCAGAGCGGCAACCTGCTCTCCGGGCTTCCCGCGGTGGAACAGCTCCTGGCCGCCGCGTACATCAGCGGCCGGCGCCCCCGCGGATACCGCTCGCGGGCCGAGGAGGCGCTGGGCGCGGTCGGTCTCGGGCACCGGCTGCGCCACCGCCCCGAGCAGCTGTCGGGCGGCGAACGCCAGCGCGTCGCCCTGGCCCGCGCGCTCTTCCTGTCGCCCCGGCTGCTGCTCGTGGACGAGCCGACCGCGGCCGTCGACCGGTCCCAGGCCGGCGACCTGGCCGGGCTGCTGGCCGCGCGCACCCGCGAGGACCGCTGCGTCACCGTCGTCGCCACCCACGACCCGGTGGTGGCCGAGGCGGCCGGCCGGGTCGTGGACATGGCCACGCTGACGGGCGCGCTGCCCGCCTGAGCGCCCGGCCGGCCGGCGGAGGCGGACGGCGTCGCGGCGCGCACCGCCCCCGCGGTTACGGCGTGACCGTCACCGTCCTGCTGCCCGACGCCGCCTTGCCGTCCGACCGGAAGGTCGCGGTCAGCGTCGCGTCACCGGAGGCACCGGCCGGGATCGTGACCGGCACCTTGATGTTGGCGCCCTCGCCGGGACGCGTCGCCGGGAACGCCACCCGCTCGGTCGTCCAGCCGCTCGGCACGGTCAGGTCCAGGGTGCCCGCGCTGCGGGTGACGTCCATCCGGTTCACGACCCGGACGGTGACCTCCGTGGTGGTGCCGGCCTTCAGGGCGGCCGGCGGGGTGATCGTGATGTCGGCGCAGGTCCCGCCGAGCCACTTCAGGTCGAAGGAGTCGTACGTGATGTGCTCGGCGTTGCCCCGCTCGTACAGCAGGCCGAGCCGGCCGTCCGGGAGCCGGGTCAGCGTCGAGTAGGCCGCCGCGCCGGAGTCGACCACCTTCTTGATCGGCCAGGTCTTCCCGTTGTCGCAGGACATCTTGACCGTGAGGTTCTTCCGCGACGTGGCCTCGGTGTTGCTGAACAGCAGCCAGGAGGACTGCGGGTCGGATGCCGCGGCGTCGGGGGCGTAACGGATGACCGAGGCGTTGTTCGCCGGGTCGGGGAGCTGGGTGTCCTGGACGAACGGGGTGTAGGTGACCCCGCCGTCCGAGGAGTACGCGATCGTCCGGTAGGGCGCCGAGCGGTTGTTGAGCATGATCCTGCCGTCGTTCAGCTCGACGGTCTTGTTCTCGTCGCCGCCCGGACCGACCGGGGTGCCCATCTTCCAGGTCTCGCCGTGGTCGTCGCTGTACGCGCTGACCGCGTAGTTGGCCCCGTTGTCGCGGATGGCGTACTGCTGGATCAGCCGGCCCTTGTACGGCCCGTTGCGCAGCTGGATGCCCTCGCCCGACGCGGCGAACATGCCGCCCCAGGCCGGGTTCTTGATCTGCTTGGTGATGCGGCGGTGGGTCCAGGTGAGCCCGTCGTCGTCGGAGTAGCTGTAGTCGGCCTGGAGGACGTTCGGGTCGCTCTCGTCGTTGCCGGTGGCCGAGCCGAAGAAGCCCTGGTTCTCGCCGGCCGCGTAGAACAGGAAGACGCGGCCGGTGGTGCGGTCGACCAGCAGACTCGGGTCGCCGAAGCCCTTGGGCGCGGCGTCCGAGCGGACGACCTTCTGCTCCTGCCAGGTGGTGCCGCCGTCGGTGCTGCGCCGCAGCACGACACTGATGTGGGACGGCAGGTCGCCCAGGGTGGGGCGGGCGTCGTACGCGGCGAGCAGGGTGCCCTTGTTCGACGTGGTCAGGGCGGGGATGCGGTAGTGGGGGGAGCCGACTCCGTCGACGGTCAGGTCCTGGGACGTGAGCGTGCCGGGGGCGGGCGTGGCGGCCTGCGCGGTACCGGTCGCGGCGACCACCATCAGGGTGGCGCCGATCAGTGCGACTGGGACGGTTCGCTGCATGGACGATCTCTCTTCTCGGAAGGTTGCTGCTTCTCGAAGGGTGGGAGATTGCTGGGGACTCGACGGCTGCGGGACAGCCCTTAGGGGATGTTCAGGGAGCAGACCCGGCTGTCCGCCTCGAAGATCCGCAGCGCCCTGATCATCTTCAGGACGATGCGGTGGTGGCCCCGCTCGTTGGGGTGGAGCCCGTCGCTGAGCAGGGACAGGGGGACCTGGCCGCCGTTGCCGGTCAGCCAGTCGTTGTAGTGGTCGACGAAGACCGTGTTCTCCTGGGCCGCGACCTCGCCCATCACTCGTGCGTACCCCGAGAGTTCCACCCGCCCCGGCCACTTCGCCGGGTCGACGGGGTTGGGTGCCTGGAGCACCGGCACGGGTGAGCCGGGCAGGGCGCGCACCGAGCGCACCAGCGAGACGAGGTTGGACCGGTAGGTGTCCGGGCCGAGGCCCGAGGTCGCGATGTCGTTGGTGCCGATCATGATCGAGACCACGTGCGGCGCGAACGCGGTGACCCGCTGGGCGAACTGCGCGACGAGTTCGGCGCTGGTCGCGCCGCTCACCCCGGAGTCGATCACGAAGTCCCGGTTCTTCGGCTTGCCCAGCTCCCAGCGGACCCGCTCGGTCCAGTGCTCGGGGTAGCTGCGCCGGCCGTTGGTGTGCAGCGCGCCGTGCGTGATGCTGTCGCCGGTGATGACCCAGGTGGCCGGGGTGTCGCTGTTGAGGACGACGGAGAGCCGGCCCAGGTCGGCGAGGTCGGGGCGCGGGCACTGCGCGACGAGTTCGCTCTCGCTCAGCACCCGGTCCCAGACGGCGGCCCGCTCGATCGTGCCGGTGCAGAACCACTCGCCGCCGGGGTGGTCGCTGTCGGTGTTGCGGCCCAGCGACAGGGCGGTGAGCTTCGAGACGCTGCCGAAGAAGGGGTGCGCGGCCGTCTCGAAGACCGTACGGCCGCCGGCGTGCAGGCGGGTGCCCGAGGCATCGACGGTGACGGCGACGGTGTGGAGCTCCCCGTCGTCATACCGTGTCCGGGTCATGACATTCACGAGGACGGCGCCGTTCTCGCGTACGGAGAACTGAAGGGCGCCCCCGCTCAGGTTGAGCGTGATGTTGGACGAGGGGGCGGTCGGG comes from Streptomyces sp. Mut1 and encodes:
- a CDS encoding exo-alpha-sialidase; this translates as MQRTVPVALIGATLMVVAATGTAQAATPAPGTLTSQDLTVDGVGSPHYRIPALTTSNKGTLLAAYDARPTLGDLPSHISVVLRRSTDGGTTWQEQKVVRSDAAPKGFGDPSLLVDRTTGRVFLFYAAGENQGFFGSATGNDESDPNVLQADYSYSDDDGLTWTHRRITKQIKNPAWGGMFAASGEGIQLRNGPYKGRLIQQYAIRDNGANYAVSAYSDDHGETWKMGTPVGPGGDENKTVELNDGRIMLNNRSAPYRTIAYSSDGGVTYTPFVQDTQLPDPANNASVIRYAPDAAASDPQSSWLLFSNTEATSRKNLTVKMSCDNGKTWPIKKVVDSGAAAYSTLTRLPDGRLGLLYERGNAEHITYDSFDLKWLGGTCADITITPPAALKAGTTTEVTVRVVNRMDVTRSAGTLDLTVPSGWTTERVAFPATRPGEGANIKVPVTIPAGASGDATLTATFRSDGKAASGSRTVTVTP
- a CDS encoding FadR/GntR family transcriptional regulator, with amino-acid sequence MARPTMAQDIERRIKELILERRLAPGDALPTEAELMDLFEAGRVSVREALKSLQAVNVVEIRRGYGTFVGSLSLSPFAEGLAFRAAVRHRQGEPGLAELMRVREALEAGLVGTVAAGVPDEDIDVLRGLVEKMEADAGGGRVARATDRAFHLALYASLDNHLLSEVLDAFWAAMDRVREDFDDGHQDPWVTCSQHREIVEAVAAADGDRAVRAMRTHFDGIRDRLNAG
- a CDS encoding GDSL-type esterase/lipase family protein — protein: MRRRSMLFAAGAAALSTQLGGRAFAAATGSGPILDHTTPVDLDGSEYVDLSNRAGVLAPLTAGTIVVTFRTTSHNQAMTLISASDPTAPSSNITLNLSGGALQFSVRENGAVLVNVMTRTRYDDGELHTVAVTVDASGTRLHAGGRTVFETAAHPFFGSVSKLTALSLGRNTDSDHPGGEWFCTGTIERAAVWDRVLSESELVAQCPRPDLADLGRLSVVLNSDTPATWVITGDSITHGALHTNGRRSYPEHWTERVRWELGKPKNRDFVIDSGVSGATSAELVAQFAQRVTAFAPHVVSIMIGTNDIATSGLGPDTYRSNLVSLVRSVRALPGSPVPVLQAPNPVDPAKWPGRVELSGYARVMGEVAAQENTVFVDHYNDWLTGNGGQVPLSLLSDGLHPNERGHHRIVLKMIRALRIFEADSRVCSLNIP
- a CDS encoding ABC transporter ATP-binding protein; the protein is MNEPTRPGPLELDGVTVSFGRGDTRTTVFDGLGLTFEPGVMTALVGPSGSGKSSLLAVAGALLRPEAGRVLLGGEDLAALTDAGRARVRRESIGYMFQSGNLLSGLPAVEQLLAAAYISGRRPRGYRSRAEEALGAVGLGHRLRHRPEQLSGGERQRVALARALFLSPRLLLVDEPTAAVDRSQAGDLAGLLAARTREDRCVTVVATHDPVVAEAAGRVVDMATLTGALPA
- a CDS encoding dihydrodipicolinate synthase family protein, encoding MSLTAPLRGVVPPVCTPLDPRGEVDTASLVRLVEHLIGGGVHGLFALGSTSEVAYLTDEQRATVLETVVNATDGRVPVLAGVIDTTTPRVTEHARAAAALGADALVATAPFYTRTHPREIAAHFRRLRADVDLPLFAYDLPVSVQSKLSAALVRELAEDGTLAGLKDSSGDEGGLRRLVVELGGREGRAHGPVPEFSILTGSELTVDAALLAGADGVVPGLGNVDPAGYVRLYDAARAGDWTPAAKEQERLTELFAMVDAGPEADMGRSSSALGSFKAALQLLGVIACGDTAFPQIQLSAESVAFVSGRLRDAGLPPVR
- a CDS encoding TetR/AcrR family transcriptional regulator, producing the protein MPRISAATVAEHHAQQRLALVRAARELLEGGDADAVTFAAVARSTGLARNSVYKYFPGRPELLAAVVEDAMPRWTDAIRAGMAAAHTPRERIAAYVTAQLELVRTGEHRIAQALAGVRDANLVRESAGRAHAELLTPLIGALAELGEDDPRRTAVLLQGIVNAATTAIEAGDDYAAVSGRAVRMAVTAVTGTPA
- a CDS encoding ROK family protein, with amino-acid sequence MTRPAPGPVVGLDLGGTKIAAALFGADGAVLARHSRPTPAQEGADAVLDALAAAAAEVDPGRRAAVLGIAAAGVIDPRSGMVTSATDSLRGWAGTALGAGLADRTGYAVACDNDVRATAGPELDALRAEGNEHASLLFAAIGTGVGGALASDGRMLHGASGIAGHLGHLPSPEAARLPCTCGATGHLEVIASGPGIAAHYARLTGAPVDRLETVAARAAEGDADAVTAITTGAAAAGHVLGGLANALGPDRVVVGGGVPRIGALYEDALRAAFAAELMGPLRGLVPRAPLFGHDAAVLGAAALTTTLPLHHPGALR
- a CDS encoding ABC transporter permease, which codes for MFLALLELRAARGRFALMGSVVVLVAALVGIVSGFTTGLGDDTVSALRGLPASHLVFSSDARSDQFARSLLDTKTADAWREDAGTDATPLGVSITRGTTDRGTEVDLAAFGVQPTGFLSPDVTSGSRLTAADAGTVVISAALADDGVAVGDTLVIDRLGIELRVVGATGRLSYGHVPAAYVPLKTWQRIRFSTPGAPAATAVPDQFSALALRSPAHTSAADLDERHSTTTLTKEEAYEAAPGYTGERVTMSSIQVFLYLIAPLVVGAFFAVWTVQRGPELALLRALGASRRRLLAHTVAQAALVVVAGTAGGAVLAAAVGLLVGEQVPFSLPATTLVTTMCTVAAVGLAGTALTLRRVTSADPLTMLGANR